A stretch of DNA from Acropora palmata chromosome 12, jaAcrPala1.3, whole genome shotgun sequence:
AGTTCTcccctttatttatttttctgaccACAATCAGCATgcaattcctctattttccGATGCTGGCATCTTACCGTTgcaatttttgtattatgaACTTGCAGCTAATCTAATGTTTGATATTATAGACGCAGAAATGCACCTAGAAATATTCGACCTGTTTGAAGATATTTCTAATATCCATTCCTATAATACCCGATCCTCTGCTTCGAACAACTTTTACACACAAAGCTCTAGGCTCTCTATTCAACTAAACTCATTTTCTAGAATTGGAACAACAATTTGGAACGAAATGCCTCTTACAttaagaaatctttcaaaatataactttaaaagaaaaattaaaacaaaactttttgaTATCCTGACTTCTGACGACTCTTACCTTGatataagaaatattattcaaaaggtcaagttttcttagaattttatattttcgttttttttctctttttttttaagattaatACGTGTAGCcttaattgtattatttcagATTCAGATCTATtaagaatttttgtaaaataagatATCTAATAGCGTTCTCCTAATGTTGTACCAATTaactcacaaaattaattgtattatttataaatttgtacatttatcaTCTTGATTTTCCTGTAAACTAGTCTACTTACTCTTTTGCAGTTAGGACATGACCCACCTAGATTAGCACCTGCTATTTGTGGGCATGTCCAATGTGTTGACAATATGTGTTACAATTGGTAAAATAAAGACATAAAGACATAAGACATCATGTGTATCGTGGGTATTAAAGTATAGAGAAAAAGCCTCTGACCATACGATGTTGTATGCCAGTTCCAAGTCGCTCATCCCTCGAAATAGTGTCCTTCAGTCGACCTTCCAATGTAGCCATCAAGTGAAAACGAAATCCACAAACTGATACTTTTAGAAGATTAATTGATCTAATGTGCTATTTTTCATTAAGCAGAAGCGAGTTTTCGAACTTTGATCAGTCATTATAAAAATTTTACGGAAGAACGTTTATTTGGAGAAAcagaaacttcaaaatatatgattaggaacaccaaacaaaaaaaacaaaacaaaacaaaacaaaacaaaactgaacaaacagcaaaaagaaaacaaacaaacaaagcaaaaaaaaagcagtcaTATGAAATGATCAGTAAGCAAACAATGCATTTGTAAGGGAACAAGGGTTTAGATCTCACAGGAAGAAAGCAACACACCGTTGCACTAAGACAAAGCTCTGTTATCCTTCCCTCAACTTTGGCTATTTTACCTTTCACAGGACGAAATTACTTGATTCCGCAAATGGAAACGAAACGGAAACATATTAAACCGTGGCGGAAACACAACGTTCAGCATATGTTTCCGTCCGCGGATACGTGACTGCTTTTCATGATTCCGTCTTAACGGAAGCGATGGAACCGGACCACTTTTTGTTAAGTTTCCGTCGATTTTACGTGACATGAAACTTTTGTTTCCGTTGGCGTAATCACATGATAACGCTGACTGAAAAGTACGGGAAACCTGTCAAAAACGCTCAAAATAAAGCCCTGCAGGTTTTTTTCAGGTGAATTATGATCTGAATGGAAGCCAGCTCCAGCGTATTTGGCCAGGTTATtcaaactaaagaaaataCGGTTGATTGTCTTTTCCATTGATAGCAACTTACTCTCTTAGCTTGTTCACTGCTGAAATCGATTTTATAATGAAGCGTGTTGAAACGAACATCGCGCAAAACCTTAATTTTCACAGGAGATCGGAAACTACTACGTATGGCGCAACTTTAGGAACGTAACCCTTCAAAATTCTCACGATGAAGGAATTGAACCTAACAGCAATGTAAaccatcattttcaatttcgattcgtttatttcatttctcttcCGCCTTATTTTACTATATGTACAATTCcaagcaataataacaattaaaagaaCTCACAATTAAACTAAAGAACTAGAAGAGTTAGAAGAAAATGGAACTTGTGTTTTAATTGTCACTGAGCCGAACTGCCCAGCGAGTTCTTGTCAACTGTGCACTTGTACGGCGCTGCTTGTCACTCAGACTTTCATTGTGACTCTCATCAATCCGTGCTTTTAAATTTCTCAGCTTGGTTCTCTCCCATCCGAGCTTCCTTATTTTTCTTGGCTTTGGGCCTCTGGAACTCTCATTTTCAGTGGCACCAATGTCACTCTCTTCTGATGACATATACTCAATTGCATTTGACGCAAGGAGGATTTCTTGAGGCCTCTCCTTGTCTTTCTCAGACAATGGCGTCTTCTCGAGGCTTGAGAGGCGCCTGGAAAGTTTCTGAAAAGGACAACATACACACGCATTAAAACAGAGTTTTAATTAAGCCGAGAATATAGAACAGCAACTGGTGTATTGTGAGCTGAGAAAAAGGGGTATGTCAGAACAAGGGACTATATATTAAAttacataattaattttcacgaattatcataattatgtAACACATGGATCTCATTGCCAATTGATACtaagattattattttaatccttcattaaacaattttacaaaacTTAATGAAATATAAACGCTATGGTTGATGATCATAATCTTAGTGTTAGAGTGAATTCTTAGTAATAGCTAGTCCCATTATTAGCTAGTTCATGATGAAACAGTTTTTATCCTAATGGTCGTTTATTTAATCACTGCATACACTCCTTTGTCGAGTATTAATGACCTTTCAGGGCACCTAATATAGTCAGCAATTATAGTCTTAAAGCGACGGGGCTGaagtacaggtcacaggtcattgttttaccaatacagaaagtatcctaaacattcataaaagctaaGCTTAGGCCTAATTTGGCCcaaacagaagtttttaggcctaaagttagcttttatgaatgtttaggatactttctgtattggtaaaacaatgacctgtgacatGTGACCTGTACTTTAGCCCCGACAGTCTTAAAGCCAGTCCTAGCTGAATGTGTAACTAGCTTGAAATTAATATGTTGTTTACTCCTTTTATTCATTGTAACCATGATTATTATGTAAGTTTATAAATAAAACCTGACTAAATTCAACAATAAATACAgaaactcactcttttcaGGGGGGTTATTTTGCTTAACATTCCTCCTGTGTTCCTCATATTTCTTACTGGATTTCGTAGTGAAATCATGaaaatctaaaaaatgaacaaaaccaGTCTGTAAATAAACATGGGATCACATTTCATCCAAGGTAGTGAAGTGTGGGTGTTGGTTTCTGTTCTTATTGTAACAGCTTAGGAAATGACTTGCTCTAGACAGATGGGGATTTAAAAGttggttatttattatattactattattaatattattattattattattattatgatactaattttgtcaacaacaaaatccATGAACATGATTGcttgttaacagcccttatttatggcttaattggctgtttcaggtccaaattGTCCAATTTGACCTTGTCAATTACAAACATCTGTAATTGGACAGCCATAATCCAACAGTTGagaagccaataaaaattaagcagtTCGTGCCACTAGCCTATAAACTTTAATTACCTAGCCACCCTAGctaatcaaaatcaagaaaaatttctAACGTAAGCAGATTGACAACAAACATGGACGAATTTTGGTAACTGGTCCAATGATTTTTATTCAGATATGTTTTCTTAGATTTTAAGAGCCTTTCTTCAACTAAGAAAGTTTCtcgtattttgttattgacacaattaattgctAATAGGACTatgtgtcgtacaattcatggGTAATTAAACTCGTAATTATAAATCAGCCTCATGCTATGCGCTCAGTTCATTTGAAATCACTTGCCTGATTACTTCCTGAATTGTACTctactcagtcctattaccattacttattattactgttatc
This window harbors:
- the LOC141860589 gene encoding uncharacterized protein LOC141860589 isoform X1, yielding MISLRNPVRNMRNTGGMLSKITPLKRKLSRRLSSLEKTPLSEKDKERPQEILLASNAIEYMSSEESDIGATENESSRGPKPRKIRKLGWERTKLRNLKARIDESHNESLSDKQRRTSAQLTRTRWAVRLSDN
- the LOC141860589 gene encoding uncharacterized protein LOC141860589 isoform X2, coding for MAKTVLGEVQSVYGTEKWKKAVIKDFHDFTTKSSKKYEEHRRNVKQNNPPEKKTFQAPLKPREDAIV